CGATATGTCACATATCGACATTGATTGCTTTACTTACCTGCATCATTGATACACtatgtgtacacacatacgtatacatatccCACTCTTTGCATTTCACGTAACTAATACGTTAGAACATGTACGTAAATGTATAGTATACAAACATCGTCAATTAATAGCCTTCTCACATAGTGACTTGAGCGCATTCTCCGATAGAAGCACAGAACGTATCTACGAGTCGATCGACCGAGATATTGGGTGTGTGCGTTCGAACCGCGATAATCGACCACAATTGGGAGAAACTGTTCGTGTATAACTAACACATATCTCTGATCTACGTTAAAACGAACGTATACATTTTTCGACGAGGACGGTacttctaatatttttctacaagatctcatgaaaataaattctctttgCTATAacatcgatattaatattattacgtgaatttttcttcttacactACGATCGATTGGAaaggagtagtagtagttaaagaagaataaaaaaataaaaaaaagggggggaaaagaaaagaagagaaagcgTAATTAGGTCAAGAAGGAAATAAGTAACCACCAGCGAGCGGCGAAGTCGCATTATCTTTATAATGGATTATACCGGATTATTAATTTCGTAGCCGTTCCACCGCTTAATCTTTTCCACTTCAATTCCTTTTACGTCCCACTCTAAAGCCCACTCCGATCTCTctccaatttttttaatggagTATCTTCCATTGaataaattggaaagaaaattgaataaacTTATAGTGAGGGTGATGGTAGAGTAGAGGGGAGGGTTTGACTTCCGCTCGAAAGCGCGacgaaaaattgtaataaaggCTCGGCATGCTTGGcatagaagaaaatgaaaaagaggaagtgAATAAGAAGGATAAGAATAGCTGAGATGGAATAGAATCGTTTCTCGTAAATTCGCGTAATAACGTTCCTTGCCCGAAGGAAAGTTTTGCGATCGCGGTAGACTCGTCTAAATTTGTTTCAAATAGCAACTAAAATCAtccgaagagagaaagagagagaaagatgaaggtGTACACTTTGAATGAGTATCGCTAATATTCGAGATGAAATTACGAAAGCACGCGCGAACGCGCGCATtgctctctctgtctctctctctctctctctctttctctatttctctctttctctctttgcgtCCACCGTCCATAGTTAAGCTTCGTTAAGCTCAAAAACGACGCtgaaaacgacgacgaacgacgtTCCTGGTGGATGGAAGgggattaattaaaatacgaGTATCGTGACGAGTTTCCGTACGGTTGCTCgatccttttcctctctcgtctctctctctctctctctctctctctctctctctctctttctcttcctatctttctatctcacttcTACTTTTAACTCGACAGGAAAAAGATTTGTGGTATATagtgaagagaaaaagttcTGAGTTGCAGAAAAGTGATTATCCGTGTaatctatacatatacgataCGTGTACATTACTTTCCACATGCATGATATAAAGTATTGTAGGAGGTATATATAaagtgaaattaaaaagagtatTGTACGtgtattttaaatgaatagaGTGTACGGAAGAATTGTAATTAACTTACATacaatttgtgtgtgtgtgtgtgtgtgtgtacgcactcgcgtgtatgtgtgtatgcgtgtaaaATTCCATGAGTGATGGCCTACTTTTTTCAAAGCTTCagtatattgtaaatttaatcggtattcacaaaaaaatatatttgtaaaagtaGATACTTGAAAcgttaaaatatcaaaataaaactaGGAAATAATCGTAGAtctttgtgaaaaaaaaaaagagagaaagagagagagagagagagaaaaccacCAGGagaaattattctatatataaacgtttgtgataaaatgaaatggtcactgtataaatgtaaaatataagaaacaaagaaaaagaagaaaaattgaaataaataaaatatgaaatacgaACAAGGAGAAGAACTTGAGAGAAATGAACAGTTGGATCAAATGCAATTCGATTTTCAGGGGTACGTCGACAATTCCGATACGTCAATTACGTGTGACCCTCGGCGAGTATGACTTGAAAGGCCCGGAAACGCCAGCGGCGAGAGAGGAAAGTGTCATTAACGCGATGGTGCATCCCGGTCACAGGTGTGGCCGATACGTCGACGACATCGCCCTGTTAGAATTGTCGAGGCCGATTACCTGGTCGGAAAGCGTGAAACCCGCGTGTTTGCCAGCGGCATCAGGAAAGCCAGGGTACAGAGCTTTTGGTGGTGAGAACGCAGTGGCCGCTGGTTGGGGCTGGCTCGGTGAAGACAGATCTAGATGTGAGTTACTTGtcatatcaaaaaattattccatTTATAACTGATTTTTAagtttaaatcattttttcgaTCGTAAGTTACTTCAAAAATTGGATTAACTTAAAGAACTGGCTTGAATTTTCATTAGTGAAGTATAGAAGTTGAAATATTAGCATAcgataaaaagatttctcctaaatatatctttgcaagatattcttctttattatagagaaaaaagtgaatatttaaatatattagcGAACGATGTCGTTttagaaaagaggagaacgacgtgaatcgattttatttgacgaaaattttaataaaacgaatagcGCATTAGGTCGAAGTCACGAGTGGAATGCTTCGCTCGTTTAAAAGCTCTTTGATAGGGTAAGGATAGAAGGTCGTGAGTCGAGGAAGTTACGAGAAAGTAagtgagataaagagagagagagagagagagagagagaaagagagagagagagagagagagaaatggaagagatggaagagaaggaagtagAAACGGTAATGACGACGCGTCCACGGCACGAGGAAGATATCAAAATGTACTTTAGAGTTTTGTCTGCAGTGGAAGCAAGTACCTTCCTAAATTCTGCGTTCGAGTTACATCTTACGAAGTTCTTGCTTACTTATCGGAGTCAAAGGAACTCGGAACACGTTTGCGAACGTTCCGAGGTAACTTTACtcgaagaaagacagagagacagaaagagagagagagagagagagagagagagagagagagatagagagagagagagaggaagcaagagattgagagaaagagaaagatagagtcTGTTCCACTATATTCACAGTATTCTCAAGGAGATACGGAAATGTCAATACTCTTGAAAGGCAGTCGGACGTTGCAACAATCGGTATACTTAACGAAACGTATAGGTAACgtagtatatagatatattcacAGGCATGTAATCTTGATTCGTAACGAGAGGAAATCCTTGAGCGATAGAAATAAGATAATGATTTCTCTAGTTAAAATTATAgagctatatatatgtatattcgtcTTGATGTTAAATTTCACGCGTCACGAAATTTCTGTTTCAATTTATTCATACTATTCAAGCGGAAACTTTAGAAAGACTGAAAATTGCAAAGATAAGAAaggtgaaaataattttaacgcgTCGAATAAAGTTCTCGTATATATCTACTGCATAAGTACTTAGATATATTCTCGTTGAACAAGTCAAGCTACATGTCGGAACGTTACGTTGTTATCTTGCAGACAAAAGAGCGGACGTGATGCAGAAAGTAAGCGTTCGAGTGGTAGAGAACAGCATTTGCCGAGAATGGTACGCCAGTCAAGGAAAGTCCACACGCGTAGAATCGCAACAAATGTGTGCTGGTCATGAGGAAGGTGGTCGAGACACTTGTTGGGTAAGTAGCTGTTTCACCTCTGCAATTCACTTATCACTGTAcgtacagaaaaagaaaagaaacaaaggcTAACTGCCATGCTCgaaatttgatttcatttcaagaaattcatatttttgtaaagACAAGATacaaggaaaaacaaaagttatcgcgaaaggaaagaaaggaagagacaatcgattgataataattttcgagtAATGAATCATTCGTCTGACTTTCCAAACACAATTAATCCTGTTTGCTCGTTAAGAATAATTTCCGAACTTttctaatatctaatatatcgtcgaagaaaaaagtagttcggcaaaattcgataaatataagagAGGAGATTCTCGTACGTGCGCGATTAGCAGAGAATTCAGAACAATTCGCACGAACGAATGGGAAGAGCCGCGTCCGATAATTGCTTAGCCGCAAAGCGGAGAGTCCCGGAAGGACGACGACATGTGTGCGGTACTGGTAACACGTCGACAAACGTATTGACGAAACGATGCACTTTGGCACGactttatcattatttctttcctattttgtacggataagaataaaaatatagtacTCATTTAGACGTTTCGCTCTTCCGTCACGAAATTGTCCTctcgaaattttcttctcgtGCTTCTAATGTTGCGATATCATCGatcaatagaaaaaagaggtaacgaacaaaacaaaaataaagaaatagaaaaaagaggagaaaaggatgaaggagaaaatgtagaaaaaaagaaaaaaaaaaacaggaaagaacATTAGCGTTATCATTGGCGAGAATTTATTCCCCGCAATTTAACGTCGTTGGGTGAGTCGTCGAGCGTACGTAATTCGCGGTAGGAATAATCGTTCGTAATATGAATACGAGTTAATTTACGTGAAACTTTCGCGCTTACGAGTTAACGCGATCGTTTGTATCACTCGGTAAACATTTAGAGtatctttcctttctgtttgcctctctctatttccttttgtttcttcattcCAAGAGAGTAGAATAATAACTTATAATTAGGTTCACACCAGAGATACGCTATATCAAAGTTCGTTCTTGAAATAGAATACTCAAAGGATGTCTACGTACCTTTGAAGGATCTTTCCTTTCCAAAGAATAATgaattctttcgaatttttcacCAAGCAACCTGTAATATTGACGTGCCATGTTACACacggatatatagatataaagatacatatatacacataatcgTTGCAACACTTAATCAAAAAGCTTTCGACCCAATCGGAGACACGCGGGGAACCGCTTTGCAATTAACGCCGATGGCTTTTGCGGTCTCGCAACATtgcaaaattatttcgatagaaaCGCGTGTCTGGTGATCATCGATTCACCGTGGAAAAAAAACCATAAATACTCGTCAACTTTATATGACAATAGTCAAGGGGAAAAAATCGCAAAAGGAAAATACACGAACATGTAgcacgaaaatattttctcttattttgtttttcttttttttcccccttgcTAAACGCCTCGCTTCAGAAATTGGCTGATTCATTTTGCTTTCCCACGCTTTCGTTATCCATGAACGTACAGCACGGTAAGGTACGCGGTATTTTTATCCAAAATGAGAACGTGACCCATTTACGATAAATCGACTCGATCTAGTATATGAACTTTTCAAGTTTCAATTGATactaaacgattttttttttccaaagaatattgaaattcTATACCCGTGACGCGTGTCTCATCGTATTTGTTCGAGATCGACCAAGATTGACGATAAAACAGTTTTCTCTGATGTCcaattacaaacaaaaaaaaaaaagaattttgaaaaagatattagaatAACGATACGTATGTAAACATGTACATtatattcgttcgaataaaaaataaagaaacatagtgagctaacatataataaaattcgatcgatactttgtccatttttctttttattcttttttctttcactcgtGTTTATACGTATTTGCAATGAATGTCTTAAATGTAAATTCATTCTTCAtgggaataaataaaaaaagatacagaaaataatcgaattgaAATTGTAAAAGTAGAAACAATAATAGCGCTATATGCGCGAGCATTTTTACTTGAtacaatgtttttcttttgatccAATCATctctttaataaaagaaaaagacaaagtacACGAATTGAATCACGGAGCTTTGATTCGACATCAAAGGAAAGTAAAAGCCAGATAtctatatagtattatattttcttgtccGTATAAAAGCTTTGTTTTCTATCTACAtttatagaaaaggaaagagaaagagagagagagagagaaagtgaaagaatgagagagtagaaaataaaattgattggaCTGAAtttagaataaagaaaaagatataactaTCTAGAAAGACGTAGATATTAAacataaatgaatttattcgtaaaaaaatgttttacaacaagtaaaatcgatttcttttcgaaacaaatatatggaaaaaagattataggaaacatattttctttcaggCTGACAGTGGTGGTCCTCTTATGGTCGGAAATCATCCTGATGGTAGCATGATGGTCGTAGGTGTAGTTTCTTCTGGAGTAGGTTGTGCCAGACCTCGTCTTCCTGGTATTTACACGAGAGTCTCGGAATATGTAACATGGATCACACAACAAATCACGTTAAAACGATGATTCTGTATATGCAAGGAATCATCAACATTATCCATGAATTTTACCTTCTTTTCATCCTTCATGTATTGATTAGATCTTTGATActtttatcatcattattattcagaTCTTTGAGTCGAGTAGATAATATTTGATCTTTGTACTTGTTCCTAACGATTCATAAGATACGAATCGATAATTTCATTAGCTGAAATTCCTCAATTACTCaattaatacacacacatacacacatatccTTATTATGAATACTAATTATAATGCATGAAATGCTTAGAATTATAGAATGTTTTGTTAAGAGTTATTTTGTCGAGCTCTAGTCAATAATTCAGTATGTTATAATGAGTATtgtaaattattcgaatattgTAAATAGTATTAgactattatataatttatattatatattacaaaacaatgccaaatatttatacatcgtTAATAAAGACGGTTATTAAGCTGTAAATGAGAAGTTTACACACATCCCGCTTGTATATCTATCAATTCGGTTGACAGAACGTAGACAATACCATCAATAAATCAGCGCAATAAACACGCGTAGTAGATGAACATTAACTGTTGCGTATAACTTTCATTGAAAGTTTATAGTTAAGGACACAAACGCTTAATTACCGAATATAGGCTACAATATCCCAAGGGTACTTTAAGCTATCTAGGTCAAACTTCCCTATGGGACTCTACGCATTTCCAGTTTATAATAGGACTCTTGAGACCtgaataatcgattatttgtaaatccaatacaaaaaataatatttttacgctTATATATAAGACCGAAATTTCACGTCACGTCGAGTCGTGTGAAAACCGTTGTTCTTTTCTCAATTATCttcaaattaaaagagaataaaaattcaaaattttctttcttctatgcACAAcgttgacaaattattttttcaacttaCTTAGTTTTTCTATATCGAACTGAAAactttagaattttatttaataaaaaacgtaATAAAGTATTCAGAATTATTCTCAGGCTTGAATTCAAAATGTTTCTATGAAAAGTACGTAACTCGAAAGTTATATTGCATTATGAAATTAGCAATTccaatgatataaatatgaagTTCTAATTTTgagtaaatatacatataactgtt
This is a stretch of genomic DNA from Vespula vulgaris chromosome 2, iyVesVulg1.1, whole genome shotgun sequence. It encodes these proteins:
- the LOC127072552 gene encoding trypsin-1-like yields the protein MSTSLQHFLIVRHRQSFSRSSFLFFFFFFFFFFFFFFFYISLLSTSLLLCFQPLREKMDVPSFLVICTLLGTFSRTVAIEYNNLADVPCGRGESGTRTARIVGGQNAIPREFPWLVSITRKGGHFCGGTILNSRFILTAAHCLCSGTSTIPIRQLRVTLGEYDLKGPETPAAREESVINAMVHPGHRCGRYVDDIALLELSRPITWSESVKPACLPAASGKPGYRAFGGENAVAAGWGWLGEDRSRYKRADVMQKVSVRVVENSICREWYASQGKSTRVESQQMCAGHEEGGRDTCWADSGGPLMVGNHPDGSMMVVGVVSSGVGCARPRLPGIYTRVSEYVTWITQQITLKR